Proteins from a genomic interval of Amycolatopsis sp. cg13:
- a CDS encoding LVIVD repeat-containing protein has translation MATAAATLVATGLPAAACEDDKPVTEAKHSLGDPGAIKGVEPVGNVPDAQGAISANFLSYGKRDVMVVSGQFGLKVYDLTDNPAKPRAIGELSLPGLWETEDTEVDAKRKLVFLSRDPRAFKGNTHTGESGIYVVDVKHPEKPEILSYVKVPAGHTTSCVDDCRYLWTGGPAKADNQPADWGGRPIWVTDVRNPRKPNVYPDPIELARNDGKTDYVHDVQVDKTGVAWVSGAGGVRGYWTSGLHHDPVENRYRWATALKPVPYAGGGVSETAAPSKFMHNSFHPVGARDDGAWRGHDLVYATEESFLPGCAGDGVLTISSLDGSYQGEGWRSTPEKPFRMRSIGTWGVAGQEGSDPVSDDCSAHYFDIRGHVLVQSFYAQGTRFLDVSDPSNPTQIAYFRPADAASWAPYWHDGYAYVADNKRGIDILKLTA, from the coding sequence ATGGCGACGGCAGCGGCGACACTGGTCGCCACGGGATTGCCCGCCGCGGCCTGCGAGGACGACAAGCCGGTCACCGAGGCGAAACACTCGCTCGGCGACCCGGGCGCGATCAAGGGCGTGGAGCCGGTCGGCAACGTGCCGGACGCGCAAGGAGCCATCTCGGCGAACTTCCTCAGCTACGGCAAACGCGACGTGATGGTCGTGTCCGGCCAGTTCGGCTTGAAGGTCTACGACCTCACGGACAATCCGGCGAAGCCGCGCGCGATCGGCGAGCTGAGCCTGCCCGGGCTGTGGGAAACCGAGGACACCGAGGTCGACGCGAAGCGCAAGCTCGTGTTCCTCTCCCGCGACCCGCGCGCGTTCAAGGGCAACACGCACACCGGCGAGTCCGGGATCTACGTGGTCGACGTCAAGCATCCGGAGAAGCCGGAAATCCTCAGCTACGTCAAGGTTCCGGCGGGCCACACCACCAGCTGCGTCGACGACTGCCGCTACCTCTGGACCGGCGGCCCGGCGAAGGCCGACAACCAGCCCGCGGACTGGGGCGGCAGGCCGATCTGGGTCACCGACGTGCGCAACCCGCGCAAGCCGAACGTGTACCCGGACCCGATCGAACTCGCCCGCAACGACGGCAAAACCGACTACGTGCACGACGTGCAGGTGGACAAGACGGGCGTCGCGTGGGTGTCCGGCGCGGGCGGCGTGCGCGGCTACTGGACGTCCGGCCTCCACCACGACCCGGTGGAGAACCGCTACCGCTGGGCGACCGCGCTCAAGCCGGTGCCGTACGCAGGCGGCGGAGTGTCCGAAACCGCCGCGCCGTCGAAGTTCATGCACAACAGCTTCCACCCGGTCGGCGCGCGCGACGACGGCGCCTGGCGCGGTCATGACCTCGTGTACGCGACCGAGGAGAGCTTCCTCCCGGGCTGCGCGGGCGACGGCGTGCTGACGATTTCCTCGCTGGATGGTTCGTACCAGGGCGAAGGCTGGCGGTCCACGCCGGAGAAGCCGTTCCGGATGCGCAGCATCGGCACCTGGGGCGTCGCCGGGCAAGAAGGCAGCGACCCGGTGTCGGACGACTGCTCGGCGCACTACTTCGACATTCGCGGGCATGTGCTGGTGCAGTCGTTTTACGCGCAGGGAACCCGGTTCCTGGACGTGAGCGACCCCTCGAACCCGACGCAGATCGCGTACTTCCGGCCCGCGGACGCGGCTTCGTGGGCGCCGTACTGGCACGACGGGTATGCGTATGTGGCGGACAACAAGCGTGGGATCGACATTCTGAAGCTCACCGCTTAG
- a CDS encoding TetR/AcrR family transcriptional regulator C-terminal domain-containing protein: MPTEPPYLRIAAALREEISQLPPGAKVPSTRRLASAHGVANATAAKALDVLRREGVLRAEPRSGHVVAGQHTATDSKRPALTRDRLVRTAIAIADAEGVAALSMRGLAARLGVPAMAPYRYLSGKDELVFLMADHVYGEIGYPAREPEGWRAQLELSARTLWSVHRRHPWLAHLVPLTRPWPLPNLAAHNERALAALSVFGLNAADLCDLNVLFYNHIQGTAIHLERERHAMGATGITEDEWMETQARGYAALMGSGRYPVLTRMVRDLAEGYDLDLDHLFEIGLQALLDGLAVRYPVGGEVSGRLA; this comes from the coding sequence ATGCCGACCGAACCGCCCTACCTCCGGATCGCTGCTGCGTTGCGCGAGGAGATTTCGCAGTTGCCGCCGGGCGCGAAGGTGCCTTCGACGCGTCGGCTGGCTTCGGCGCATGGTGTCGCGAACGCCACCGCGGCCAAGGCGCTCGACGTGCTGCGTCGTGAAGGCGTGCTCCGCGCCGAACCCCGGTCGGGTCATGTCGTCGCTGGTCAGCACACTGCGACCGACTCGAAGCGGCCAGCGTTGACGCGGGATCGGCTGGTGCGCACAGCAATCGCGATCGCTGATGCGGAAGGTGTCGCGGCACTGTCGATGCGCGGACTCGCCGCTCGGCTGGGTGTTCCGGCGATGGCCCCGTACCGGTATCTGTCCGGAAAGGACGAACTGGTTTTCCTGATGGCGGACCACGTTTACGGCGAAATCGGTTATCCAGCACGGGAACCGGAGGGATGGCGGGCGCAACTGGAGCTGTCGGCGCGCACGCTGTGGTCCGTGCACCGGCGGCATCCTTGGCTGGCGCATCTCGTGCCGCTCACCCGGCCTTGGCCGCTGCCGAACCTGGCCGCGCACAACGAACGCGCGCTGGCCGCGTTGTCGGTGTTCGGGCTCAACGCGGCTGATCTGTGCGATCTGAATGTGTTGTTCTACAACCATATTCAAGGCACCGCGATCCACCTGGAGCGCGAGCGGCACGCGATGGGCGCGACGGGGATCACCGAGGACGAGTGGATGGAGACGCAGGCGCGGGGGTACGCGGCGTTGATGGGGTCCGGGCGGTATCCGGTGCTGACGCGGATGGTGCGGGATCTTGCTGAGGGGTATGACCTGGATCTGGACCATCTTTTCGAGATCGGGCTGCAGGCGCTGCTGGACGGGCTGGCGGTCCGATATCCGGTTGGCGGCGAGGTTTCCGGGCGGCTGGCGTGA